The genomic stretch CAAACTTTTTTTTGAAACGGCGTGCCGCACAATTGCAGCGGAAGATCAAAATGAATGCGGCTGCCGTGAAAATACTCATTCAACTGTCGAACAACCGGAGCGACCGTGTCGTCGTCCCGGCTCATTTCCTGGCGAAGCAAATGTTTTCTCGTCCATCCTTGCACATTGCCTTGTGTTTCATCGAAACTGCCGAATTCCAGCTTGCATACGCCTTTCGCCGTGCATACAATCGTCAACGGTCCGATCGGACTCTCCATTTCGCCGTATGCGATGTGCGGCTTATTCGACATGGTATCCCTTCTTTATCGTGACTTTTTTCAGGAACCGATCTGTGCACAAACGGCCCCCATTCTTATTCATTCATCATAACGAATTCATTCGAACGTGACGACCGTCAAATCGCTTGATTCTCCAGCATTTCCATACCTTTTTCAATCTCAGAGACTACCTGTTCATCTTTTTCTTCCGTTTGCGCCGATTTAAGCGCTTTTTCCGCGGCGTTTCCGCCAATTTTTCCCAGCGCCCACGCCGCCGTACCTCGAATGACTGGACGCGGATCATTTTTCAGCAAAGCAATCAAGTCGTCAACGGCCGTTTCGTCTTTGTAATGGGCCAACGCCAAGATCGCATTGCGCTGAATTGGTTTTTTGCCGCGCCACGAACCGGCAATCGCGCCAAACTTGTTTTTAAATTCGCGATTGGACATGGAAAGCAGCGGTTTCAACTTCGGACGCACCACTTCCGGATCTGGTTCCATTTCCGGATGAAGATGAAAATCGACACCTTTATTGTATGGACAAACGAGTTGGCACGTGTCCCAGCCGTACAACGTATTCCCAGTTTTTTCCCGCATCGCATCTGGCATAAAGCCTTTCGTCTGGGTAAGGAAGGCGAGACATTGATTCGCGTTCAATT from Bacillales bacterium encodes the following:
- a CDS encoding methylated-DNA--[protein]-cysteine S-methyltransferase — its product is MSNKPHIAYGEMESPIGPLTIVCTAKGVCKLEFGSFDETQGNVQGWTRKHLLRQEMSRDDDTVAPVVRQLNEYFHGSRIHFDLPLQLCGTPFQKKVWEALREIPFGETRTYKQIAQSMNAAKAVRAVGNANNKNPLPILVPCHRVIGSNGSLVGYGGGLEKKQFLLDIEKAHTKIS